A DNA window from Motilibacter rhizosphaerae contains the following coding sequences:
- a CDS encoding M23 family metallopeptidase, whose product MPLQPRSSDPRPPLAAAPRHRALVRALLVAGLGLLPGLLPVPGALPARTAWALPGWRAPLAGPLVVVRGFAPPPVPWAAGHRGVDLAGSDGEQVLAAGDGRVGFAGRVGGLPVAVVASGALRTTYEPVVAVVAVGRAVRAGEVIGTLVTAGSHCAPGACLHWGLLRGTAYLDPLALLGEPVVRLLPQTGPVTLGPVAPAPRRALVADRPAGCGGPVVEQLLLASPGPRRAGCAAAGPPWCASGRCGSR is encoded by the coding sequence GTGCCGCTCCAGCCACGGTCCTCCGACCCCCGCCCCCCACTCGCCGCCGCGCCCCGGCACCGGGCGCTCGTGCGGGCGCTGCTCGTCGCCGGGCTCGGGCTGCTCCCCGGCCTGCTGCCCGTCCCGGGCGCCCTCCCCGCGCGCACCGCCTGGGCGCTCCCGGGGTGGCGCGCACCCCTCGCCGGACCGCTGGTCGTCGTGCGCGGCTTCGCGCCACCGCCCGTGCCCTGGGCGGCGGGGCACCGGGGCGTCGACCTCGCCGGGAGCGACGGGGAGCAGGTGCTCGCCGCCGGCGACGGCCGGGTCGGCTTCGCGGGGCGCGTCGGCGGGCTGCCGGTCGCCGTCGTGGCGAGCGGGGCGCTCCGCACGACGTACGAGCCGGTCGTCGCGGTCGTGGCGGTGGGCCGGGCCGTGCGCGCGGGCGAGGTGATCGGCACCCTCGTCACGGCGGGCAGCCACTGCGCCCCGGGGGCGTGCCTGCACTGGGGGCTGCTGCGGGGGACGGCGTACCTCGACCCGCTGGCGCTGCTCGGCGAGCCGGTCGTCCGGCTGCTCCCGCAGACGGGTCCGGTCACCCTCGGCCCGGTCGCGCCGGCGCCGCGCCGTGCCCTGGTCGCAGACCGGCCGGCCGGGTGCGGCGGCCCGGTCGTCGAGCAGCTGCTGCTCGCTAGTCCTGGCCCTCGGAGAGCCGGCTGCGCAGCTGCAGGACCGCCTTGGTGTGCATCTGGCAGATGCGGCTCTCGGTGA
- the rpsB gene encoding 30S ribosomal protein S2 has product MAVVTMKQLLDSGVHFGHQTRRWNPKMKRFIFTERNGIYIIDLQQSLSYIDRAFDFVKETVAHGGSVLFIGTKKQAQEAIAEQATRVGMPYVNHRWLGGMLTNFSTVHKRLQRLKELEQIDFDDVAGSGMTKKELLVLQREKEKLEKTLGGIRDMSRVPSAVWIVDTKKEHIAVGEARKLGIPVVAILDTNCDPDEVDYKIPGNDDAIRSVTLLTRVLADAVAEGLVARSGARGGEQPAGDVAGGEPLAEWEEQLLAGQGGEQAEAAAPAEAAPAAGA; this is encoded by the coding sequence ATGGCCGTCGTCACCATGAAGCAGCTGCTCGACAGCGGCGTGCACTTCGGGCACCAGACCCGCCGCTGGAACCCGAAGATGAAGCGCTTCATCTTCACCGAGCGCAACGGCATCTACATCATCGACCTGCAGCAGTCGCTGTCCTACATCGACCGCGCGTTCGACTTCGTCAAGGAGACCGTCGCGCACGGCGGCTCGGTCCTCTTCATCGGGACCAAGAAGCAGGCCCAGGAGGCCATCGCCGAGCAGGCGACGCGCGTGGGCATGCCCTACGTCAACCACCGCTGGCTCGGCGGCATGCTGACCAACTTCTCGACCGTCCACAAGCGCCTCCAGCGCCTCAAGGAGCTCGAGCAGATCGACTTCGACGACGTGGCCGGCTCGGGCATGACGAAGAAGGAGCTCCTCGTCCTCCAGCGCGAGAAGGAGAAGCTCGAGAAGACCCTCGGCGGCATCCGCGACATGTCGCGCGTGCCGAGCGCGGTGTGGATCGTCGACACCAAGAAGGAGCACATCGCCGTCGGCGAGGCCCGCAAGCTGGGCATCCCGGTCGTCGCGATCCTCGACACCAACTGCGACCCCGACGAGGTCGACTACAAGATCCCCGGCAACGACGACGCGATCCGCTCCGTCACGCTGCTGACCCGCGTGCTGGCCGACGCGGTCGCCGAGGGCCTCGTGGCCCGCTCCGGCGCCCGCGGCGGCGAGCAGCCCGCCGGTGACGTCGCCGGCGGCGAGCCGCTCGCCGAGTGGGAGGAGCAGCTCCTCGCCGGCCAGGGCGGGGAGCAGGCCGAGGCCGCTGCGCCGGCCGAGGCCGCTCCCGCCGCCGGCGCCTGA